The following proteins are encoded in a genomic region of Tigriopus californicus strain San Diego chromosome 6, Tcal_SD_v2.1, whole genome shotgun sequence:
- the LOC131882223 gene encoding uncharacterized protein LOC131882223 — MSERRTRALFYALMAFYSPNIWAQSTKEWPLFDPGHRRIVDADQIRPNERYPFLALFNFHPVPYAKCTGSLITPQWVVSAAHCLGPKSKISVKDCGSRLKVKVKLTCEAMANGDLKIMPRGTKHWPEVLVGVNDIHKEYKDAAKYLVDFIIRPADSYPGGNYGSYGGYDLILIHLKTAVPKIRPICLPMGISFEDSGKAIIAGYGRYKRPPCEVGPEGPHKFEFCGVGQECFKGSKAFAKANCSIRFPYQGEVIQGCSHTPTPSASNPKCAQFFQVTGLQFNKNVDEFVLVKEAEAEVENEAKETKEAKEAKETTKLMIDTKCFRIQPGSFGWCGTIHNYRNFRSQELHVTPETGWGFCQRSCFPKQSQSLGGVERHKMVDVISPKYCYEQMANQGPYKVLPKVLCVAFNHTFKTEFYKVNKKDGVRDQFTALTPNNPTLQQLLGRPQNWYIRGTGSCAGDSGGPLFKVLPRPKDVTEYVLIGITSRGTGVRGNCGGLDNPTHYVRVKLFVKWILSYVGEENLCLSRTSGTKLEHDDE, encoded by the exons ATGTCCGAGAGACGAACGCGTGCATTGTTTTATGCCCTGATGGCCTTTTATTCCCCAAACATATGGGCCCAATCCACCAAGGAATGGC CTTTGTTTGACCCTGGTCATCGTCGGATTGTGGATGCTGACCAAATTCGCCCCAATGAGCGATATccatttttggcactttttaatTTCCATCCGGTCCCCTATGCCAAATGCACGGGATCCTTGATCACTCCCCAATGGGTCGTGAGTGCCGCCCACTGCCTCGGACCCAAGTCTAAGATTTCCGTGAAGGATTGCGGATCCCGCTTGAAGGTCAAGGTGAAGCTAACCTGCGAGGCCATGGCCAATGGCGACCTCAAGATCATGCCTCGTGGAACAAAACATTGGCCCGAGGTCCTGGTTGGGGTCAACGACATCCACAAGGAGTATAA GGATGCAGCCAAGTATTTGGTGGACTTTATCATCCGTCCAGCGGACTCATATCCGGGCGGTAACTATGGTTCCTATGGAGGATACGAC CTCATCTTGATCCACTTGAAGACTGCCGTGCCCAAGATTCGGCCAATTTGCTTGCCCATGGGAATATCATTCGAGGATAGCGGGAAAGCCATTATTGCTGGCTATGGCCGCTACAAGAGGCCTCCTTGTGAGGTTGGACCTGAGGGACCTCACAAATTCGAGTTCTGTGGAGTGGGTCAAGAGTGCTTCAAAGGCTCCAAG GCCTTCGCCAAGGCCAATTGTTCCATTCGGTTCCCCTACCAAGGTGAGGTGATCCAAGGGTGCTCCCACACACCCACGCCCAGCGCCTCGAATCCGAAATGTGCACAATTCTTCCAAGTCACAGGCTTGCAATTCAATAAGAATGTGGACGAGTTCGTTTTGGTAAAAGAAGCGGAAGCCGAGGTTGAGAACGAGGCTAAGGAGACCAAGGAGGCCAAGGAGGCCAAGGAGACCACCAAACTCATGATTGACACTAAATGTTTCAGAATTCAACCGGGAAG TTTCGGCTGGTGCGGCACTATCCATAATTATCGCAATTTTCGTTCCCAAGAGTTGCATGTCACACCCGAGACTGGCTGGGGCTTTTGTCAGCGATCCTGTTTTCCCAAACAATCCCAATCCCTGGGAGGCGTTGAGAGACACAAG atggTCGATGTCATCTCGCCAAAATATTGCTACGAGCAAATGGCCAACCAAGGACCCTATAAAGTGTTGCCCAAGGTGCTTTGCGTGGCATTCAACCACACTTTCAAGACCGAGTTCTACAAAGTCAACAAGAAAGATGGAGTTCGAGACCAGTTCACGGCCCTGACGCCCAATAATCCAACCCTGCAACAGTTGTTGGGCCGACCGCAGAATTGGTATATCCGGGGAACAG GCTCTTGTGCGGGCGACAGCGGTGGCCCATTATTCAAGGTGCTTCCACGCCCAAAAGATGTTACGGAATACGTTCTAATTGGGATCACGAGTCGGGGAACGGGAGTGAGAGGAAACTGCGGAGGGTTGGATAATCCCACCCATTACGTTCGAGTGAAACTCTTTGTCAAGTGGATTTTG TCTTACGTCGGAGAAGAAAATCTCTGCCTCAGTAGAACCAGTggaaccaaattggaacacgACGACGAGTAA